The Bombus fervidus isolate BK054 chromosome 3, iyBomFerv1, whole genome shotgun sequence genome includes a window with the following:
- the LOC139998429 gene encoding uncharacterized protein isoform X1: MADITEQKGENFDEQMEIKVEPTLRGYVEEEHENDFPSSDSNNVIPSSADVGALNLWTSKATACLISQYKKYHSKVGQSTQIRSLREMFEMISLEMQKHGFYFSPQKCENKWRVLERKYKNLVFRELLKKPGRMRHYGQWEHKRALDEIFKEKKKHMYLEESDFPPPSGSARYMFILPKSINEEQSNISVVNQQQEDPLAAPSSNSSTNNKSEAMDQKETPTTLFDKFLNEMAKHLAIAEKNRERRHKEEMAMRQSELEVQKRLLKLKEQKMELQKCQIIAAAQHLHLNM, encoded by the exons ATGGCCGATATTACAGAACAGAAAG GGGAAAACTTCGATGAACAAATGGAAATCAAAGTGGAACCGACGCTGCGAGGGTATGTCGAAGAGGAACACGAAAACGATTTTCCCAGTTCTGACAGTAACAACGTAATTCCTTCTAGTGCTGATGTCGGTGCTTTAAATTTATGGACCAGTAAGGCCACCGCGTGTCTTATTAGCCAGTATAAGAAATATCATTCGAAGGTAGGACAGTCGACTCAGATTCGAAGTTTACGTGAAATGTTCGAGATGATCTCTCTCGAGATGCAAAAACACGGTTTTTACTTTAGTCCGCAAAAGTGCGAGAACAAATGGCGTGTTCTCGAACGAAAATACAAGAATCTTGTGTTTCGAGAGCTTTTAAAAAAACCCGGTAGAATGAGACATTACGGACAATGGGAACACAAAAGGGCGTtggatgaaatttttaaagaaaagaagaaacacatGTATTTGGAGGAAAGTGATTTTCCACCGCCATCCGGTTCCGCGagatatatgtttatattacCAAAATCTATAAACGAGGAACAGAGCAATATTAGCGTCGTGAATCAGCAACAGGAGGACCCTCTCGCGGCGCCGTCCTCGAACTCCTCTACAAACAACAAGAGCGAAGCGATGGATCAGAAGGAAACCCCAACGACGCTTTTCGACAAATTTCTCAACGAGATGGCAAAACACTTGGCGATTGCGGAGAAAAATAGAGAGAGGAGGCATAAAGAAGAAATGGCGATGCGGCAAAGCGAGTTGGAAGTTCAAAAAAGactattaaaattgaaagaacaGAAAATGGAGTTACAGAAATGTCAAATTATCGCTGCTGCGCAGCATTTACATTTGAACATGTAA
- the Bif gene encoding protein phosphatase 1-binding protein bifocal isoform X2: MATTSNTTTSAGETNGSNVPQWKRDLIQRRRQQNKVLASNGASVKLCSAVIGSSTTTTTTGGTSESLADPTGSQEQCIAGNVPSRSWTTSSGEDSVNMVNSSSANSGSGGSAIAGVVVSSSPFFSRGPACGAIISSGTTAATDVASTVACNMRLEVDLSFCSDSEDVANDTLSKSSTDMERKSEHGDSSEIEDSKQEGKGADLLAACDDHRACRTNKVERELLADLSKMKAGKIETEMARNRASTSDDGESDSSEELQYGPGIVNKLKSKYLNLTLKEMNKSRVSVQRFRRAASLEDLLDCDDEPGEKNARKYTKRTTTGAATKTDRYRNACRGNESMKRARSVETLMRYNGTDEVGSTHGVSGRVVTNGLKQDPVNDHIILIDRSSVKIESRLGELDRPKPVNKPKRIKPLLAETERPPPDLVKTTMRIFEGSAKKLKPKGEVAAKVATFKTINDTFKAQAQKKVGPKPPIQPKPFVNGNSRAPPGSPKKIVLPQKPTAELIESQAGQEYHIDGVITDPIVQSVSSVVSKFQQIEKSHSPSPSPEPSYKLKFSPAPSPEPQLSKLKSSLEINVKSPPVTPVLSPRISSPRLQSPSSPMKDTLRQTSPRVHSPPSPMKDFVRQNSSPVHKPPPSPSRELLRQMSVTEPAKITPRPQLEENGNIVNVEQHPRQQQPSERIQHSSTDQEKSEESKSPINNANHSDDDMAEEVDAPKTISKTALENIAKTGVTMQFSFNDKPISNKSYLPGFKQNGQKPTDERQTDARTETKSLPLEPPRGKTFLPAGSTNVVTDQETVSRLQERLELDKCDRKIEDNKEDTMDTKANVETKPIGAICSLGLIKSPTNTSYPQGNELKTIRCQKVESPPQKQIGIIRPLVSTKAQHPQQNLSNRELEKNLINRVKSIEQPTKVVVSLKSADEIQPAKKSNTGGAGLWETKPWNQQNNTMVFNFSNRKEVPDYIENDGLIIKKKREKPKVGDGGIIVLDTTLDASTTDDAEWELAGGPPSPCDVSFFNDNVLINGRSNLSRTPRNHKHRIQFDDTATRTFEYPSEASMLEGESSVDGETSGSVEQSTLISGKTSSTNSTTNMPTLLEATFIHHVMSPVNRCRQLQFLLNVDPVKESLV; encoded by the exons ATGGCTACCACCAGCAACACGACGACAAGCGCCGGCGAAACGAACGGCAGTAACGTGCCACAGTGGAAAAGAGACTTGATTCAGCGTCGTCGGCAACAGAACAAGGTTCTCGCGAGTAACGGAGCCAGTGTGAAGCTATGTTCAGCGGTGATCGGCTCGTCGacaacaacgacgacgacagGCGGGACATCGGAATCGCTGGCCGATCCGACCGGTAGTCAAGAACAGTGTATAGCCGGCAATGTGCCATCGAGATCGTGGACAACGAGCAGCGGAGAGGACAGTGTGAATATGGTTAATAGCTCGAGTGCTAACAGTGGTAGTGGTGGAAGCGCCATAGCTGGTGTCGTTGTATCATCTTCGCCGTTTTTCTCGAGAGGACCGGCGTGTGGCGCCATCATCAGCAGCGGAACGACCGCCGCCACCGACGTTGCCTCGACAGTCGCGTGCAACATGCGTCTCGAGGTGGATCTGTCGTTCTGCTCCGACTCGGAGGATGTTGCGAACGATACTCTAAGCAAATCGTCGACGGACATGGAACGAAAATCGGAACACGGTGACAGTTCGGAGATCGAGGATTCCAAACAAGAGGGAAAAGGGGCCGATTTGTTGGCAGCTTGCGACGATCATCGCGCGTGTAGAACGAACAAAGTGGAGAGAGAGCTTCTCGCGGATTTGTCGAAAATGAAAGCCGGTAAAATCGAAACGGAAATGGCGAGGAATCGCGCGTCGACCAGCGACGACGGAGAGAGCGACAGTTCGGAAGAACTGCAGTACGGACCGGGAATCGTGAACAAACTCAAGAGCAAATACCTTAACCTTACTCTGAAAGAGATGAACAAGAGTCGCGTCTCGGTGCAACGTTTCAGACGCGCCGCGAGTCTCGAGGATCTGCTGGACTGTGACGACGAACCGGGTGAGAAGAACGCGAGGAAGTACACGAAAAGGACGACCACCGGTGCCGCTACGAAAACCGACAGGTACAGAAACGCTTGCCGTGGTAACGAGTCGATGAAACGAGCCCGAAGCGTCGAAACTCTGATGAGGTACAACGGAACGGACGAAGTCGGCAGTACCCACGGTGTATCCGGTCGTGTGGTGACCAACGGTTTGAAACAGGACCCGGTCAACGATCACATTATTCTGATCGATCGTAGCTCGGTGAAAATAGAGAGCCGATTGGGCGAGCTGGACAGGCCTAAACCCGTGAACAAGCCGAAAAGAATCAAACCGTTGCTGGCGGAAACGGAAAGACCGCCGCCGGATCTAGTCAAGACCACGATGAGGATCTTCGAAGGGTCCGCGAAGAAGCTGAAACCGAAGGGCGAAGTAGCCGCGAAGGTGGCCACCTTCAAAACGATCAACGACACGTTCAAAGCCCAGGCGCAGAAGAAGGTAGGGCCGAAACCGCCGATTCAACCTAAACCGTTCGTCAATGGGAATTCCAGAGCGCCACCAGGATCGCCGAAGAAAATCGTGTTGCCGCAGAAGCCCACGGCCGAGCTGATCGAGAGCCAAGCCGGCCAAGAGTATCACATCGACGGAGTGATTACGGATCCCATAGTGCAGTCGGTATCGTCGGTGGTCAGCAAGTTCCAGCAAATCGAAAAGTCGCACTCCCCATCCCCGTCGCCCGAGCCATCCTACAAGTTGAAATTCTCGCCCGCGCCCAGTCCCGAGCCACAACTAAGTAAATTGAAATCCTCTCTGGAGATCAACGTCAAGTCACCGCCTGTAACGCCCGTTCTTTCCCCCAGAATTTCCTCGCCCAGGTTGCAGAGCCCCTCGTCTCCGATGAAGGACACGCTCAGGCAAACTTCACCACGCGTTCACAGCCCTCCGTCCCCGATGAAGGATTTCGTCAGGCAGAATTCCAGCCCCGTCCACAAGCCACCGCCGAGTCCCAGCAGGGAGTTACTTAGACAAATGTCCGTGACCGAACCCGCGAAGATCACGCCTCGGCCGCAACTCGAGGAGAACGGGAATATCGTCAACGTGGAACAACATCCGAGGCAGCAGCAGCCCTCCGAGAGGATACAGCACAGCTCTACGGATCAAGAGAAGTCCGAGGAGAGCAAGTCACCGATCAACAATGCGAATCACAGCGACGACGACATGGCGGAGGAGGTCGATGCCCCAAAGACGATATCCAAGACTGCACTGGAGAATATCGCGAAAACCGGCGTCACGATGCAGTTTAGTTTCAACGACAAACCGATCTCCAACAAGAGTTACTTGCCAGGATTCAAACAGAATGGTCAAAAGCCAACGGACGAACGTCAAACGGATGCTCGGACCGAAACGAAGTCGTTGCCGCTGGAACCTCCTCGGGGCAAGACGTTTTTGCCCGCAGGTTCCACGAACGTCGTAACGGATCAAGAGACCGTCTCGAGGCTGCAGGAGAGGTTAGAACTGGACAAGTGTGACAGGAAAATCGAGGACAATAAAGAGGATACGATGGATACCAAAGCAAACGTGGAAACCAAACCGATCGGTGCTATCTGCAGCCTGGGTCTGATCAAGTCTCCGACCAATACCTCGTATCCGCAAGGGAACGAGTTGAAAACGATAAGATGCCAAAAGGTCGAGTCTCCCCCTCAAAAACAAATCGGGATAATAAGACCGCTCGTGTCTACCAAGGCGCAGCATCCTCAGCAGAATCTGAGCAATCGGGAGTTGGAGAAAAATCTGATCAATCGAGTGAAAAGTATAGAACAACCTACCAAGGTTGTGGTTAGCCTGAAGAGCGCCGATGAGATTCAACCCGCGAAAAAGTCTAACACGGGTGGCGCCGGACTGTGGGAGACGAAGCCCTGGAACCAACAAAACAACACCATGGTGTTCAATTTCAGTAACCGGAAGGAAGTGCCGGATTATATCGAGAACGACGGACTTATTATCAAAAAGAAACGGGAGAAGCCAAAG GTCGGTGACGGTGGCATCATAGTGTTGGACACCACGTTGGACGCGTCGACGACCGACGACGCCGAATGGGAACTCGCCGGTGGTCCACCTTCGCCCTGCGACGTGTCTTTCTTCAACGATAACGTACTCATCAACGGTCGCAGCAATCTCTCGAGGACACCGCGAAATCACAAG CATCGAATACAGTTTGACGATACGGCTACCCGTACCTTCGAATATCCGAGCGAAGCGTCGATGCTAGAGGGTGAGAGCAGCGTGGATGGCGAAACTTCCGGTTCCGTCGAGCAATCAACTCTGATCAGCGGTAAAACGTCCTCGACCAATTCGACGACCAACATGCCGACCCTACTCG AGGCGACGTTCATACACCACGTTATGTCTCCCGTGAACCGCTGCAGACAATTGCAATTCCTTTTGAATGTCGACCCCGTAAAAGAGTCTCTAGTATAA
- the LOC139998429 gene encoding uncharacterized protein isoform X2 has translation MADITEQKGENFDEQMEIKVEPTLRGADVGALNLWTSKATACLISQYKKYHSKVGQSTQIRSLREMFEMISLEMQKHGFYFSPQKCENKWRVLERKYKNLVFRELLKKPGRMRHYGQWEHKRALDEIFKEKKKHMYLEESDFPPPSGSARYMFILPKSINEEQSNISVVNQQQEDPLAAPSSNSSTNNKSEAMDQKETPTTLFDKFLNEMAKHLAIAEKNRERRHKEEMAMRQSELEVQKRLLKLKEQKMELQKCQIIAAAQHLHLNM, from the exons ATGGCCGATATTACAGAACAGAAAG GGGAAAACTTCGATGAACAAATGGAAATCAAAGTGGAACCGACGCTGCGAGG TGCTGATGTCGGTGCTTTAAATTTATGGACCAGTAAGGCCACCGCGTGTCTTATTAGCCAGTATAAGAAATATCATTCGAAGGTAGGACAGTCGACTCAGATTCGAAGTTTACGTGAAATGTTCGAGATGATCTCTCTCGAGATGCAAAAACACGGTTTTTACTTTAGTCCGCAAAAGTGCGAGAACAAATGGCGTGTTCTCGAACGAAAATACAAGAATCTTGTGTTTCGAGAGCTTTTAAAAAAACCCGGTAGAATGAGACATTACGGACAATGGGAACACAAAAGGGCGTtggatgaaatttttaaagaaaagaagaaacacatGTATTTGGAGGAAAGTGATTTTCCACCGCCATCCGGTTCCGCGagatatatgtttatattacCAAAATCTATAAACGAGGAACAGAGCAATATTAGCGTCGTGAATCAGCAACAGGAGGACCCTCTCGCGGCGCCGTCCTCGAACTCCTCTACAAACAACAAGAGCGAAGCGATGGATCAGAAGGAAACCCCAACGACGCTTTTCGACAAATTTCTCAACGAGATGGCAAAACACTTGGCGATTGCGGAGAAAAATAGAGAGAGGAGGCATAAAGAAGAAATGGCGATGCGGCAAAGCGAGTTGGAAGTTCAAAAAAGactattaaaattgaaagaacaGAAAATGGAGTTACAGAAATGTCAAATTATCGCTGCTGCGCAGCATTTACATTTGAACATGTAA
- the Bif gene encoding protein phosphatase 1-binding protein bifocal isoform X1, with translation MATTSNTTTSAGETNGSNVPQWKRDLIQRRRQQNKVLASNGASVKLCSAVIGSSTTTTTTGGTSESLADPTGSQEQCIAGNVPSRSWTTSSGEDSVNMVNSSSANSGSGGSAIAGVVVSSSPFFSRGPACGAIISSGTTAATDVASTVACNMRLEVDLSFCSDSEDVANDTLSKSSTDMERKSEHGDSSEIEDSKQEGKGADLLAACDDHRACRTNKVERELLADLSKMKAGKIETEMARNRASTSDDGESDSSEELQYGPGIVNKLKSKYLNLTLKEMNKSRVSVQRFRRAASLEDLLDCDDEPGEKNARKYTKRTTTGAATKTDRYRNACRGNESMKRARSVETLMRYNGTDEVGSTHGVSGRVVTNGLKQDPVNDHIILIDRSSVKIESRLGELDRPKPVNKPKRIKPLLAETERPPPDLVKTTMRIFEGSAKKLKPKGEVAAKVATFKTINDTFKAQAQKKVGPKPPIQPKPFVNGNSRAPPGSPKKIVLPQKPTAELIESQAGQEYHIDGVITDPIVQSVSSVVSKFQQIEKSHSPSPSPEPSYKLKFSPAPSPEPQLSKLKSSLEINVKSPPVTPVLSPRISSPRLQSPSSPMKDTLRQTSPRVHSPPSPMKDFVRQNSSPVHKPPPSPSRELLRQMSVTEPAKITPRPQLEENGNIVNVEQHPRQQQPSERIQHSSTDQEKSEESKSPINNANHSDDDMAEEVDAPKTISKTALENIAKTGVTMQFSFNDKPISNKSYLPGFKQNGQKPTDERQTDARTETKSLPLEPPRGKTFLPAGSTNVVTDQETVSRLQERLELDKCDRKIEDNKEDTMDTKANVETKPIGAICSLGLIKSPTNTSYPQGNELKTIRCQKVESPPQKQIGIIRPLVSTKAQHPQQNLSNRELEKNLINRVKSIEQPTKVVVSLKSADEIQPAKKSNTGGAGLWETKPWNQQNNTMVFNFSNRKEVPDYIENDGLIIKKKREKPKVGDGGIIVLDTTLDASTTDDAEWELAGGPPSPCDVSFFNDNVLINGRSNLSRTPRNHKHRIQFDDTATRTFEYPSEASMLEGESSVDGETSGSVEQSTLISGKTSSTNSTTNMPTLLGGGGGLASYTPSKVDLTSEGFELGVTRAVSSSLLATSTSSSTPTTTASSQADNETEVDYLKPAQDGGAWGSETTGDLLY, from the exons ATGGCTACCACCAGCAACACGACGACAAGCGCCGGCGAAACGAACGGCAGTAACGTGCCACAGTGGAAAAGAGACTTGATTCAGCGTCGTCGGCAACAGAACAAGGTTCTCGCGAGTAACGGAGCCAGTGTGAAGCTATGTTCAGCGGTGATCGGCTCGTCGacaacaacgacgacgacagGCGGGACATCGGAATCGCTGGCCGATCCGACCGGTAGTCAAGAACAGTGTATAGCCGGCAATGTGCCATCGAGATCGTGGACAACGAGCAGCGGAGAGGACAGTGTGAATATGGTTAATAGCTCGAGTGCTAACAGTGGTAGTGGTGGAAGCGCCATAGCTGGTGTCGTTGTATCATCTTCGCCGTTTTTCTCGAGAGGACCGGCGTGTGGCGCCATCATCAGCAGCGGAACGACCGCCGCCACCGACGTTGCCTCGACAGTCGCGTGCAACATGCGTCTCGAGGTGGATCTGTCGTTCTGCTCCGACTCGGAGGATGTTGCGAACGATACTCTAAGCAAATCGTCGACGGACATGGAACGAAAATCGGAACACGGTGACAGTTCGGAGATCGAGGATTCCAAACAAGAGGGAAAAGGGGCCGATTTGTTGGCAGCTTGCGACGATCATCGCGCGTGTAGAACGAACAAAGTGGAGAGAGAGCTTCTCGCGGATTTGTCGAAAATGAAAGCCGGTAAAATCGAAACGGAAATGGCGAGGAATCGCGCGTCGACCAGCGACGACGGAGAGAGCGACAGTTCGGAAGAACTGCAGTACGGACCGGGAATCGTGAACAAACTCAAGAGCAAATACCTTAACCTTACTCTGAAAGAGATGAACAAGAGTCGCGTCTCGGTGCAACGTTTCAGACGCGCCGCGAGTCTCGAGGATCTGCTGGACTGTGACGACGAACCGGGTGAGAAGAACGCGAGGAAGTACACGAAAAGGACGACCACCGGTGCCGCTACGAAAACCGACAGGTACAGAAACGCTTGCCGTGGTAACGAGTCGATGAAACGAGCCCGAAGCGTCGAAACTCTGATGAGGTACAACGGAACGGACGAAGTCGGCAGTACCCACGGTGTATCCGGTCGTGTGGTGACCAACGGTTTGAAACAGGACCCGGTCAACGATCACATTATTCTGATCGATCGTAGCTCGGTGAAAATAGAGAGCCGATTGGGCGAGCTGGACAGGCCTAAACCCGTGAACAAGCCGAAAAGAATCAAACCGTTGCTGGCGGAAACGGAAAGACCGCCGCCGGATCTAGTCAAGACCACGATGAGGATCTTCGAAGGGTCCGCGAAGAAGCTGAAACCGAAGGGCGAAGTAGCCGCGAAGGTGGCCACCTTCAAAACGATCAACGACACGTTCAAAGCCCAGGCGCAGAAGAAGGTAGGGCCGAAACCGCCGATTCAACCTAAACCGTTCGTCAATGGGAATTCCAGAGCGCCACCAGGATCGCCGAAGAAAATCGTGTTGCCGCAGAAGCCCACGGCCGAGCTGATCGAGAGCCAAGCCGGCCAAGAGTATCACATCGACGGAGTGATTACGGATCCCATAGTGCAGTCGGTATCGTCGGTGGTCAGCAAGTTCCAGCAAATCGAAAAGTCGCACTCCCCATCCCCGTCGCCCGAGCCATCCTACAAGTTGAAATTCTCGCCCGCGCCCAGTCCCGAGCCACAACTAAGTAAATTGAAATCCTCTCTGGAGATCAACGTCAAGTCACCGCCTGTAACGCCCGTTCTTTCCCCCAGAATTTCCTCGCCCAGGTTGCAGAGCCCCTCGTCTCCGATGAAGGACACGCTCAGGCAAACTTCACCACGCGTTCACAGCCCTCCGTCCCCGATGAAGGATTTCGTCAGGCAGAATTCCAGCCCCGTCCACAAGCCACCGCCGAGTCCCAGCAGGGAGTTACTTAGACAAATGTCCGTGACCGAACCCGCGAAGATCACGCCTCGGCCGCAACTCGAGGAGAACGGGAATATCGTCAACGTGGAACAACATCCGAGGCAGCAGCAGCCCTCCGAGAGGATACAGCACAGCTCTACGGATCAAGAGAAGTCCGAGGAGAGCAAGTCACCGATCAACAATGCGAATCACAGCGACGACGACATGGCGGAGGAGGTCGATGCCCCAAAGACGATATCCAAGACTGCACTGGAGAATATCGCGAAAACCGGCGTCACGATGCAGTTTAGTTTCAACGACAAACCGATCTCCAACAAGAGTTACTTGCCAGGATTCAAACAGAATGGTCAAAAGCCAACGGACGAACGTCAAACGGATGCTCGGACCGAAACGAAGTCGTTGCCGCTGGAACCTCCTCGGGGCAAGACGTTTTTGCCCGCAGGTTCCACGAACGTCGTAACGGATCAAGAGACCGTCTCGAGGCTGCAGGAGAGGTTAGAACTGGACAAGTGTGACAGGAAAATCGAGGACAATAAAGAGGATACGATGGATACCAAAGCAAACGTGGAAACCAAACCGATCGGTGCTATCTGCAGCCTGGGTCTGATCAAGTCTCCGACCAATACCTCGTATCCGCAAGGGAACGAGTTGAAAACGATAAGATGCCAAAAGGTCGAGTCTCCCCCTCAAAAACAAATCGGGATAATAAGACCGCTCGTGTCTACCAAGGCGCAGCATCCTCAGCAGAATCTGAGCAATCGGGAGTTGGAGAAAAATCTGATCAATCGAGTGAAAAGTATAGAACAACCTACCAAGGTTGTGGTTAGCCTGAAGAGCGCCGATGAGATTCAACCCGCGAAAAAGTCTAACACGGGTGGCGCCGGACTGTGGGAGACGAAGCCCTGGAACCAACAAAACAACACCATGGTGTTCAATTTCAGTAACCGGAAGGAAGTGCCGGATTATATCGAGAACGACGGACTTATTATCAAAAAGAAACGGGAGAAGCCAAAG GTCGGTGACGGTGGCATCATAGTGTTGGACACCACGTTGGACGCGTCGACGACCGACGACGCCGAATGGGAACTCGCCGGTGGTCCACCTTCGCCCTGCGACGTGTCTTTCTTCAACGATAACGTACTCATCAACGGTCGCAGCAATCTCTCGAGGACACCGCGAAATCACAAG CATCGAATACAGTTTGACGATACGGCTACCCGTACCTTCGAATATCCGAGCGAAGCGTCGATGCTAGAGGGTGAGAGCAGCGTGGATGGCGAAACTTCCGGTTCCGTCGAGCAATCAACTCTGATCAGCGGTAAAACGTCCTCGACCAATTCGACGACCAACATGCCGACCCTACTCG gtggtggtggtggccTTGCCAGTTACACTCCTAGCAAAGTGGACTTGACGTCCGAAGGGTTCGAGCTGGGTGTGACCAGAGCCGTATCCTCGAGCTTGCTGGCAACATCGACATCGTCGTCGACGCCGACAACCACCGCGTCGAGCCAAGCGGACAACGAAACCGAAGTGGATTACCTGAAACCGGCTCAAGACGGAGGCGCGTGGGGCTCCGAAACGACCGGCGATCTCCTCTACTGA